A single window of Narcine bancroftii isolate sNarBan1 chromosome 1, sNarBan1.hap1, whole genome shotgun sequence DNA harbors:
- the LOC138746171 gene encoding GTPase HRas isoform X3, with protein sequence MTEYKLVVVGAGGVGKSALTIQLIQNHFVDEYDPTIEDSYRKQVVIDGETCLLDILDTAGQEEYSAMRDQYMRTGEGFLCVFAINNTKSFEDIHQYRAWRMHSTLWCERLVSTKSGSRILPTTVAKTAITVNV encoded by the exons ATGACGGAGTACAAGCTGGTGGTGGTTGGAGCAGGTGGTGTTGGCAAAAGTGCCTTAACCATCCAACTCATTCAGAACCACTTCGTCGATGAATACGACCCAACGATCGAG GACTCCTACCGGAAGCAGGTGGTCATCGATGGGGAGACGTGTTTGTTGGACATTCTGGACACAGCTGGGCAGGAAGAGTACAGCGCCATGAGAGACCAGTACATGAGGACCGGGGAGGGCTTTCTCTGTGTGTTTGCCATCAATAACACCAAGTCATTTGAAGACATTCACCAGTACAG GGCGTGGAGGATGCATTCTACACTTTGGTGCGAGAGATTAGTCAGCACAAAGTCAGGAAGTCGAATCCTCCCGACGACAGTGGCCAAGACTGCAATAACTGTAAATGTGTGA
- the LOC138746171 gene encoding GTPase HRas isoform X1 — protein MTEYKLVVVGAGGVGKSALTIQLIQNHFVDEYDPTIEDSYRKQVVIDGETCLLDILDTAGQEEYSAMRDQYMRTGEGFLCVFAINNTKSFEDIHQYREQIKRVKDSDDVPMVLVGNKCDLPSRTVEMRQAQELARSYNIPYIETSAKTRQGVEDAFYTLVREISQHKVRKSNPPDDSGQDCNNCKCVIL, from the exons ATGACGGAGTACAAGCTGGTGGTGGTTGGAGCAGGTGGTGTTGGCAAAAGTGCCTTAACCATCCAACTCATTCAGAACCACTTCGTCGATGAATACGACCCAACGATCGAG GACTCCTACCGGAAGCAGGTGGTCATCGATGGGGAGACGTGTTTGTTGGACATTCTGGACACAGCTGGGCAGGAAGAGTACAGCGCCATGAGAGACCAGTACATGAGGACCGGGGAGGGCTTTCTCTGTGTGTTTGCCATCAATAACACCAAGTCATTTGAAGACATTCACCAGTACAG GGAGCAGATCAAGAGGGTGAAGGATTCTGATGATGTTCCGATGGTTTTGGTGGGGAACAAGTGTGACCTTCCATCTCGGACTGTGGAGATGAGACAAGCCCAGGAGCTGGCGCGGAGCTACAACATCCCCTACATCGAAACCTCGGCCAAAACCAGACAG GGCGTGGAGGATGCATTCTACACTTTGGTGCGAGAGATTAGTCAGCACAAAGTCAGGAAGTCGAATCCTCCCGACGACAGTGGCCAAGACTGCAATAACTGTAAATGTGTGATATTGTGA
- the LOC138746171 gene encoding GTPase HRas isoform X2 gives MTEYKLVVVGAGGVGKSALTIQLIQNHFVDEYDPTIEDSYRKQVVIDGETCLLDILDTAGQEEYSAMRDQYMRTGEGFLCVFAINNTKSFEDIHQYREQIKRVKDSDDVPMVLVGNKCDLPSRTVEMRQAQELARSYNIPYIETSAKTRQVRGAVDDSSSRPRVRQAQQLVEVGVVSGTGKLSLT, from the exons ATGACGGAGTACAAGCTGGTGGTGGTTGGAGCAGGTGGTGTTGGCAAAAGTGCCTTAACCATCCAACTCATTCAGAACCACTTCGTCGATGAATACGACCCAACGATCGAG GACTCCTACCGGAAGCAGGTGGTCATCGATGGGGAGACGTGTTTGTTGGACATTCTGGACACAGCTGGGCAGGAAGAGTACAGCGCCATGAGAGACCAGTACATGAGGACCGGGGAGGGCTTTCTCTGTGTGTTTGCCATCAATAACACCAAGTCATTTGAAGACATTCACCAGTACAG GGAGCAGATCAAGAGGGTGAAGGATTCTGATGATGTTCCGATGGTTTTGGTGGGGAACAAGTGTGACCTTCCATCTCGGACTGTGGAGATGAGACAAGCCCAGGAGCTGGCGCGGAGCTACAACATCCCCTACATCGAAACCTCGGCCAAAACCAGACAG GTGCGTGGAGCAGTGGATGATTCCTCCAGCCGCCCAAGGGTGAGGCAGGCACAGCagctggtggaggtgggggtggtgtCTGGGACTGGCAAGCTCTCCCTGACCTGA